DNA sequence from the Candidatus Methylomirabilota bacterium genome:
CCAAGAGTGCGAGGCGGCAGGCCCCCAAGAGTGCGAGGCGGCAGATTGAGTCTCAGGAGCTGAGACTCTCGCGAGACATTCCGCGAGAAAGTGGGACTTGGACCGGATCTTGGATGGCTTGGCACGGCGACCCACGTGAAGCCCCCTTTGCAGATCGAGGGCCCCCAACCACTTTCAGGCAAACAGGTCATTGGCGTTTCGGTTCGAGCTCGTGACCTGAACCCGTGTTTCAGTCACGACCACGTTTTCGCTATGTTACTCAGTTGGTTGGGACAGCACTCGCCCTTCAAGAGCGCGACGCGACTAAAACATGCAATCCGCCCGCTCGCGCCGTGGCGGCGGGCACCGCTCAGCAGAGGCCCATGCGATTCTTGGGAGCGACGCGCTGCTCGTCAGTGGGCAGGTCGGCCGCGCTCTGCGCCTGATCCGCGCCGAAGGCGGCGCGCCGCGCGTGGTAACGGCACGTGGAGCGGTCCGCGCCCACCAGGCCGCACGCCCGGCGCTCACTCAACCCGAAACTCGCCTGCATCGCCCGCACCGCGATCCGTTGCGCCGCGGGCGTCAGGCCTTTTTCCGACCAACTCCTTCAACGCCTGGTTATCTGTCAAGGGTCACCCAGTGTTCCCCAGGCGTGGTCATTGAAAAGTCCTCACCCTCCGGTTAGGCAGCGTCAGAAAATAACTGAACGAATTGCCCTCGTCGGCACGGCTGAGTTCCGCTCGTGCAGTTTACCGACTGGAGGCCTCAGATTCGGTCACTTATCTTCTGACGCTGCCTTAGGTGGTAGTGGCCTCGACCGGCTTCACGAGGCCGGCTTTGAGTTTGTCCTTCAGCCGGTAGGAGTTGCCGCGGATATTGATCGTGATCGCGTGGTGCAGGACCCGGTCGAGGATGGCCGTGGCGAGCACGGGGTCGCCGAAGAGCTCGCCCCAGCTCCCAAAGCTCTGGTTGCTCGTCAGGATCATGGGGCCACGCTCGTACCGCCGACTGATGAGCTGAAAGAAGAGATTGGCGCCGGCCCGGTCGATGGGCAGGTAGCCGATCTCATCGATGATGAGCAGGCGCGGGACGGTGTAGAGTTTGAGACGGTCGTCCAGGCGGCCTTCGGTGGCCGCCCGCGTCAGGGCCGTGAGCAGCCCGGCCGCCGTCGTGAAGAGCACGCGATACCCGCGCTCGATGGCCTTGAGCCCGAGCCCCACGGCCAGGTGCGACTTGCCGACGCCGGGCGGCCCGAGGAAGACGACATTCTCGCCGTGCTCGATGAAGTGGCAGCTGCTTAGCGTCTGGATCTGCTTCTTGTCGAGCGAGGGCTGGTAGCTGAAGTCGAAGGTCTCCAGGCTCTTCACGAAGGGGAAGCGCGCGAGGTGGGTGCGCATCGTGACGTGCTTGGCGGTCTTCGACGCGACCTCCTCGGCGAGCAGAGTATCGAGGAAGTCGGCGTACGAGGCCTCCTTCGTCGTAGCCTCCTGGAGGAGGGCCTCCAGCCGCTCGCGGCTCTTGAAGAGCCGCAGCCGCTGCATCTGCTCCTGCAGGCGCTCGAGCTGGGCCGCGCTCATACGGCCCCCTCGGCGGTGGCGAGCGCCTCGTAGATCGCGAGATCGCGCCGCTCGACCTCCGGCAGCCCCCCGCGCCCGCCGCCGTCGGGGCCCAGCGACGAGCGCACGCGGCGGGCCGTCCGGGCGATCGCGCCCGGCCCATGTTCGGGCAGGATGCGCAGCTGGTACTTGCCCACGAGCTCGTCGTGCTCGGCGACGAGGTGGCCGCCATGGGTCAGGTGCAGCCGGCCGCCCCGGCGGGTGACCTCGACCGTCTGGCCGATCAGCGTGAAGGGCACGGAGTAGCGATTGGTCTCGAAGCTGACGAGGTAGTCCTCGGCGACCCGCCGCGGCTGGCTCGCCTCAAGGCGGAAGCCCGGCTGGCCGGTGGTGGCAATCAGGTGGGCGCGCTCCCGGGCAAACCGGTCCGCGGGCCGCTCGTGGGTCGTGCCGTGCATCCGCACGTCGGCGATCTCGGCCTGCCACTGGCCGAGCTGCTCGCGCAGATCCTGTTCGTCGACGAAGGTCCGCCCCGGCAGGAAGTTGCGCTTGAAGTACTTCACCCCCGATTCCACTTTCCCTTTGGTCTGCGCCCGATAGGCCCGACAGAGGTGCGGCTCGAAGCCCCAGTAGTCGGCGAACTGCTTGAAGGTGGCGTTCCAGACCACGCGGCCGTCACCGGCCGGCTGGCAGACGGTCCGCGGCCGATCGTAGAGATGCTCGCGGGTGTGGCCCCCGAAGTACTCGAAGGCCCGCTCATGGGCGTCCAGAAACTGGCTGAGCGTCTCGCCCACGCAGGGCTCGTGGAAGCTGCGGCGGGAGTAGCCGAGCGTCAGGATGAACGCATGCAGGACGACCGGCCGGCTGCCGAAGTGAATGCGCGCCTGCCCCCAGTCGATCTGGCTTTGCTGGCCCGGCGGAGTCTCAAAACGCACCGCCGCCCGCTCCGCGGCCTGCTCCGCGGTCCGCAACGGCCG
Encoded proteins:
- the istA gene encoding IS21 family transposase, with protein sequence MNEALLAGVAPAAGDTGPEGISLGEGRMVREDCWREVHRLYHVERRSKSEIARQLELDRKTVRGILQAHAWQPYTRAERADTLLADHAAYLRSRASAVQYSARILFQELRRERHYRGSYETVKRFVRPLRTAEQAAERAAVRFETPPGQQSQIDWGQARIHFGSRPVVLHAFILTLGYSRRSFHEPCVGETLSQFLDAHERAFEYFGGHTREHLYDRPRTVCQPAGDGRVVWNATFKQFADYWGFEPHLCRAYRAQTKGKVESGVKYFKRNFLPGRTFVDEQDLREQLGQWQAEIADVRMHGTTHERPADRFARERAHLIATTGQPGFRLEASQPRRVAEDYLVSFETNRYSVPFTLIGQTVEVTRRGGRLHLTHGGHLVAEHDELVGKYQLRILPEHGPGAIARTARRVRSSLGPDGGGRGGLPEVERRDLAIYEALATAEGAV
- the istB gene encoding IS21-like element helper ATPase IstB; translated protein: MSAAQLERLQEQMQRLRLFKSRERLEALLQEATTKEASYADFLDTLLAEEVASKTAKHVTMRTHLARFPFVKSLETFDFSYQPSLDKKQIQTLSSCHFIEHGENVVFLGPPGVGKSHLAVGLGLKAIERGYRVLFTTAAGLLTALTRAATEGRLDDRLKLYTVPRLLIIDEIGYLPIDRAGANLFFQLISRRYERGPMILTSNQSFGSWGELFGDPVLATAILDRVLHHAITINIRGNSYRLKDKLKAGLVKPVEATTT